The Geobacter anodireducens genomic sequence ATGCCCCTGGTCGTAAGCGGTGCGGATATCCGCGGCCACCTTGACCATTGCGGTAATTGCCCGTGCATCCAGGTCCTCCAGGTGGCTTTTGATAATCGACTCCTCCACATCAGCCGGAGGGTAGTTCATCTCCCACTTTTCGAACCTGTTCAGGGTGGCAAGGTTGAAGATATTGGTGGACGCATAGATGTCACCCCCTTCTCCATCGCCTCTCGTGTTTGCCGTAGCAATCATGAGAGTGCGTGGGTGGGGCTGCGCCACGTATCCGTCGTCAAGGGTGACGGGTTTCTTTTCGAGGAGCCGGTGCAGACAGACACCGACTTCAGGAGAAAAACCGTCGATTTCGTCATAGATGATCATCCAGCCCTTTTCATAAGCCTCGATGAGCAGTCCAGGCTTGAACACGGTCGAGCCGTTTTCGAGCCAGATCTTGCCGAGGACTTCCCCGGGTTCGGCATCCTTGCGCCCAGTGACTATGACAGTCGGAGCGTTGAGGCCTGCGCCGAGCTGGATAGCCATCTCGGTTTTGCCGCATCCGGTAGGGCCGGTGATCCAGAGTGGGTCAGGAGAATCTTCTTCCATCCACTCCAGGAGGTCCATGACGGTTTTCTTGTCCCACACGTATCCGATTTTCGCGGGTACTAGCGGGTGCCCCGGTGCAAAGCCGACAACCGGCATGTTTGAAGCGAGGCCGAAAACGTCCTTGACAGTAAGTTCAACAAGTTTAGCAGCTGCAGCAGCCGCTTTGATGGTGGTCTGTGCCATTTCTCTGTCTCCTTTGATGATTTGAGGGGTGACAGATCCCCCGTGGGGAGTTCGTGTCTCCCCTGAGGGTAAATGGTTGATGTTAAGTTAGTTGGGCTTCTTCCAACCCGCTTCCTCGAGCGCTTCCCTTACGTCTTTGAGCATGGCGTTCCTGATGTCAGGTTCCGCCGCGCTGCCGATCACAAGGGAGGCCTCAATGCGGGCCAAAGTTTCCATCATTCTTTGTGCCACAGGCGTATGCCTGGGCGTTGCCGAGTTGTAGATGACTTCCTGAATGGCTGGTAGCAACTCAGGACTGAACAGTTCTTCAAGATTCCCCCTCTTGGCAAGCATTTTACGAACATCCGGTATCTGCTCTGCCATGTAAAAGAGGCCCCGCTCCAACCGTTCGAGACGGTGAAGCTTCTGGTGAGTGAGAGACATCTCCATTCCTGATTCCTTCATGGCTTTACTCAGGTAATCAAGGCCAGTCATCGACTTGATTCCATTGAAGGTGCCTCCGGTCCTGAAATAACTGTCCGGATCCTGGTCATCAGGGAGCAGACAGGCCGTAACGGCAAGCTCCTCCTTGAGCGCCAGCAATATTGCCTTCTGAAGAGCTTTTCTGCCGGCGGCGTCTCCATCGAAGATGAAGTTGAGCCGCTTGCAGTAACGCTTCAATAAGGCTGCGTGGTCCTTGGTGAACGCCGTGCCACAAGTGGCCACGGTATTCAGGATCCCCGCCGATTGCATGGCGATTGCATCCAGATACCCCTCGACGATGTAGGCCTCTCCGGTTTCCCGTACGGCCTCCATCGCCTTGTCAATTCCGAAAAGTGTGGCCGTCTTCTTATAAAGAGGCGTCTCGGGGGAATTGATGTACTTCAGGGTGGTTTTTTTGGGGTCGGTTATCCGGCCGGCGAAGGCGACTACCCTTCCCCGTTCGTCGCGGATCGGGAACATCACGCGACCCCAGAAGTAATCCTTGTAGGGTTCGTTTTCTTCCCTCCGGATCAGTCCGGCCTTTTCGGCAGCCCACAGAGGCACACCTTCCTTGTCGAGGTATTCGACCAGGGCCCTGCCACTTTTCGGTGCATAGCCGATCCCGTACTTCTCCACCTCTGAGGGGGTGAGCCGGGAATCGATGTATGCCCGGGCGCCGTTACGGTTTTCGTGGAGATTGTTCTGGAAAAAGGTCTGTGCTTTGGCCAGTGCCTGAAGCATGGCCTTGCGTTCCTTTTTCTCCTTGGTTTCTCCGTTTGGGATGACAACCCCTACCCGGCCGGCCAGGAACTCAAGGGCCTCGGGAAACTTGATCCCCTTCTGCCTCATGAAGAACTTGGCAACATTACCCCCCTCACTGCACTGACCGAAACAGCGCCAGGTACCGCGAGCTGGGTTCACCGAGAAAGACGGCGTCTTCTCGGTATGGAAGGGGCAGCAGGCCTTGTATGTGGAGCCCGCTTTCGTCAGACTGACGCTCTCCCCGATGAGTTGCACGATGTTCTGTCCGGCTTTCTCGAGGATTTCGTCTCTGAGTTGGTCAGGTATTCTCACGGGCACACCTCCATCATCTCTTCCGGTATCCCTTGCAACACGAGTTTGAAGGCCTTGGCAACCGCTTCCATGCAGGAATTGGAACCTGCGTGGCAACCAATGCCGTCAAGCCCCTTGATAACCCGCTCAGGGTCCATCCCGCTCCTCAAACCGTAGGAAATCATTCGGCTCATGCCGTCCATGACGGCTGAACCACATCCCCCGGCCTTCCCGAAACGGACAAAGACCTCGGCGGGTTGCCCGTTGGTCGGGTCCCGGTTGATGGTGATGAAGAGTTTACCGCAGTTCGACATTTCGATTATGGTGTGGCCTGCCATGACGACAGACCGCGGCAATGTTGGGCTCATGATATCCTCCATGTTGTAATGTGTTTCACGCCGCAGGCGCAAAACAGCACCCCGACGAGGGACGGATATCGCCCCCGAGGGACGACAGTGCCGCCCCAGGTGGGGGTTTGAGCTGTAGTGTCAGTGCCGCCATGCCGAGATCAACCGGGGACGGCCGTCTTCAGCCATCCGGGCAATCAGGGTAACTTGGGCATTCCTGAACGAAACCCGCAAGGGTTTCTCGTTCAGCAGACCTGTCACCAGTGGCAGCAGTTGGAGTGCCTCTAGCGGGACATCCCGTTGAAGCATCCGGTTAGCGGCGTGAAGGGTTAGCGAGAGTGCCCCGGATTTCATATCCGCACCTCCCCGGCAGCCGTCTGATTAGAGGGGACGTCGGGCTGTTCGATGGAGGCGGCGGCGATAATAACCACGGCAAAAATGAGAATCATAAAAATGCTGGCCAGGATAGTCCTTGCCAGTTCCTTCCGGTTCTCTTTTCTCGCTTCAGTTAGGTCGATGAAGTCATTGAGGTCACGAGTGAGGGCCTTGTTCAGCTCTCTTTCGCGCGTAAGAAAATTGCGATTTTTCATAAGCCAGTCTCCTGTACGCACTCCGTCCTCTGTGGACAGAGAACCCCATCAGGGAGTGCGTTGCATCTTCCCCTGGTGGGTGGAGGGATGGTAAGGATCAGGCTGCTTTCTTCTCAGCCTCTACCGGTTTCTTGGCGGACTTCTTGATCTCCAGTTTCGTGTATCCGGCCTTGGGTTTCGTGCACTCCTTGTAAGCCTCAGGGTATTTCGCCTTCAGTTTTTTGGAGTCCACGGTAACCGATGGCTCGAATATCACGGCAACAATGTCAATTCCGTCTGATGTCCCCCTGAACGACTCCCCGGTGTAGCCGAGGATGTCGAGTTTGAGATTTTCCAGTTTCCCTTCGATCTCTTTCTTTTCCGCAAGAAGCTCCTGATACCGCTTCGCCGCGGCAAGGACATCGGCCGGCAACGCTACTGTCGGCAGCTGGTGTACTGCACAACTGCTCCTGAAGGCACAGTAACCGCACAAAAAGCTCGGTTCGGACTCCGGCTCCTCATTGGCCACAAGAGACTGCCAAATCTTTTCCGCCCGACGCTCGCTCTCCTTGTAGAGAGCCTGCATTTCGGGGGAAGCGATGTTGTAGCCGTTGTAGACCTTCCATTCCCCGGCGTTGATGTCCACGTAGAGGATGCAGCCCTCAACGGAAACATCAGGGGGGGTGACGAGGCGCAAGAGGCCCATTTGCAGAGAGATTTGGTCAAGGTGAGAGGATCGTGGCTCCTCCGGGATACCGCCGACAGACTTCATCTCGACGACATAGAGGCGCTTGTTCCCTTTGAAGAGGAAGTCGATATGCACCTTTATGTACGGCTTGTCAGGGTGGGTGATTTCCACCTCTTCATCGAAAGTAGCCTTGCCCGCTACGAAAATCTTCGCGAAGAGGTCCTGGACGGCATGACCGCGCAGGAACCGCAGCAAGGTCTTCTTGTCGTGGGAGGGCTCAGTCATCTTCCCCAGTACCGCCTTGCGGAGGCACTGGCCGACATCTGAACCGCCGACGTACTGCGAGCGGTCTCCGAGGTGTTTTGAAGATTCCCTATTCAGTTCCTCGAGAGCTGATCCTATGAATGTGTTAAATTTTGAACTCATGATGGTTGTCTCCTCTGTCTGGGTTGGGCTCGGACAAGAAGACAAACCATCCCCTTGCAGGGTTGGCTAAGTCTCCCTGCCGGGGTCGAGTGGATTTTGGACGCAAAAAAACCCGCAGAGGGAATTCCTCTGAGGGCCTGATTGCCGGATATGTCGAAGAGAGCTATGAGATCAGCTTGACAATCGTTGCTACCACTCCAATAGAGACAACCATCATGGAGCCAAGCTTGATCGTCATCCGCTGCTCAAGCTGCTTAATTTCGCCTTTTAACGACAATTCCAAGAAAGCGAGATCCTGTTTCGTTGCCAATTCGAGATCACCTTGGGCCTCTTTAAAGGCTTCGGAGATTGCCTCGGCCTCAGCACCAGGAATCCCAGCTTCTTTGAGCCGTTTGGCGAATTTTAGCGTGTCAAATGTAGTTGTTGCCATCATTTTCTCCTATTCCTTTCTTAGCGAATACATAGGGTATTGTCAACTCACGTTTATGCAGCCTTCTTCCGCTTGGCTTGTTCCCGATGGTAGATGCCGAAAAGTGTGATCTCGAGCAGACCTTTATCCTGCATCTCCTCGAATATCTTCTTCGGCACGTCCCGCTCGACTTCCCTCCCCTCTTCCGTGAAGATGACCCGAAAGAATTGTTCAAGCACCGGAGGCGCAGGTGTGGGGGGTGAAGACGGCACGTCGTCCATCGGTTCTCCTGCCGGGGAGAATACAGCTGCAATGGTTCTCGATTGTTCGAAGTTCTCTGCCCTGACCTTGGCATTTTCGGCTTTGGTCATCTTCTTCAGCAGGGCGCTTGGGTCCTGGTAGTCGAAGTTCCCCTCCTTGAGTGCCTTGGTGATAAGGGCAGAGAAGCTCTGATTCCCACTTGAACACTCCGCGGGGTCGATGTCCGGAGTTTCCCCTTCCGCCAGTT encodes the following:
- a CDS encoding TSCPD domain-containing protein, whose protein sequence is MSPTLPRSVVMAGHTIIEMSNCGKLFITINRDPTNGQPAEVFVRFGKAGGCGSAVMDGMSRMISYGLRSGMDPERVIKGLDGIGCHAGSNSCMEAVAKAFKLVLQGIPEEMMEVCP